A genomic segment from Diceros bicornis minor isolate mBicDic1 chromosome 5, mDicBic1.mat.cur, whole genome shotgun sequence encodes:
- the LOC131405879 gene encoding olfactory receptor 4K1-like has translation MKGANNSVVTEFVLLGLSSSRELQLFLFFIFSVFYGAAMLGNILIILMVVTDSRLHSPMYFLLSNLSFIDLCQGTFATPKMIADFLNEHKTITFQGCMSQIFFLHVFGGSEMVLLVAMAYDRYIAICKPLHYMTIMSRRVCIVLVGVSWAIGILHSASHLAFTVDLPFCGPNKVDNFFCDLPLVIKLACLDTYVLEILVLTNSGLLSLICFLLLLISYTIILATVQRQASGGTSKALSTLSAHVTVVVLFFGPLIFIYIWPFESFPIDKFISVFFTVFTPFLNPMIYTLRNKDVKEAMRKLRNRQVGSKQDF, from the coding sequence TCGGTGGttactgaatttgttttattGGGTCTGTCTAGCTCTAGAGAACTCcagctcttccttttctttatcttctctgtGTTTTATGGTGCTGCAATGTTGGGAAACATCCTTATCATCCTCATGGTAGTTACTGACTCTCGCTTGCATTCCCCAATGTACTTTCTTCTTAGCAATCTCTCCTTCATTGATTTGTGTCAGGGTACATTTGCCACTCCCAAGATGATTGCAGACTTCCTCAATGAACACAAGACCATCACCTTTCAGGGCTGCAtgtcacaaatatttttcttgcaCGTTTTTGGGGGTAGTGAGATGGTGCTTCTTGTTGCCATGGCCTATGATAGATACATTGCTATATGCAAACCTCTGCACTACATGACCATCATGAGCCGAAGGGTGTGCATTGTTCTGGTGGGGGTCTCCTGGGCCATTGGCATCCTGCATTCAGCCAGCCACCTGGCATTCACAGTTGATCTTCCTTTCTGTGGACCCAACAAGGTAGACAATTTCTTTTGTGACCTCCCTCTCGTGATCAAGCTTGCCTGCTTAGACACATATGTTCTAGAGATCCTGGTGCTCACCAACAGTGGCCTGCTCTCACTTATCTGCTTCCTCCTTTTGCTCATTTCTTACACTATCATCCTTGCTACTGTCCAACGCCAAGCCTCTGGTGGGACGTCCAAGGCACTTTCCACCCTGTCTGCCCACGTCACTGTTGTGGTTCTATTCTTTGGCCCATTAATCTTCATCTATATTTGGCCCTTTGAAAGCTTCCCAATTGATAAATTTATCTCTGTGTTTTTTACTGTCTTCACTCCTTTCCTTAACCCCATGATTTACACGCTGAGGAATAAAGATGTAAAGGAAGCCATGAGGAAGCTAAGGAACCGACAAGTGGGTTCCAAGCAGGACTTTTAG